One window of the Populus trichocarpa isolate Nisqually-1 chromosome 9, P.trichocarpa_v4.1, whole genome shotgun sequence genome contains the following:
- the LOC7475019 gene encoding protein LATERAL ROOT PRIMORDIUM 1: MGMVGLRDVFVVAPAASFNHHHQHHEQINLSTADPINASNATALGVGVGVGVIPLLAAGPCLAPQNMDDQDLLNNGRNKISGIHQFWQNQGSQYIKKASNTTPSILDHHNNSSTANFLLQSGNSAGNGSGSLGGNSSSSATTTCQDCGNQAKKDCSHRRCRTCCKSRGFDCVTHVKSTWVPAARRRERQLMATAGGGGGAGSTGSTSGVKKPRLISSQTTTSHTSTSNTTPRSYDTSSSHQGFKERLPGQVTAPATFRCVRVTAVEDGEDEFAYQAVVKIGGHVFKGFLYDQGVETRDGFPNISELHLGGGSSSGGNGVGRNGASSSPILDPSDVYGASTGGLLGGSGYGNPIN, from the exons ATGGGCATGGTGGGCCTCCGCGATGTCTTCGTGGTGGCTCCCGCTGCCTCcttcaaccaccaccaccagcatcATGAGCAAATCAATCTTTCAACAGCAGATCCAATCAATGCTTCCAATGCCACAGCCCTTGGTGTTGGTGTAGGTGTTGGTGTCATTCCACTCCTTGCTGCGGGGCCTTGTCTTGCGCCCCAAAACATGGATGATCAAGATTTGTTGAATAATGGTCGAAACAAGATTAGCGGAATTCATCAGTTCTGGCAAAACCAAGGCTCTCAATATATCAAGAAAGCTTCTAATACCACTCCTTCGATTCTTGATCATCACAACAATTCTTCAACAGCGAATTTTCTACTACAAAGTGGAAATAGTGCTGGGAATGGAAGTGGAAGTCTTGGAGGGAATTCATCATCGTCCGCTACAACCACGTGTCAAGATTGTGGAAACCAAGCGAAGAAAGATTGTAGCCATAGAAGGTGTAGGACGTGTTGCAAAAGCCGTGGTTTTGATTGTGTTACTCATGTGAAGAGCACGTGGGTACCGGCTGCGAGGAGGAGAGAGCGTCAGCTTATGGCAACTGCaggtggcggtggcggtgcTGGTTCTACTGGGTCTACTTCTGGTGTCAAGAAACCTAGACTTATAAGCTCACAAACTACAACTTCTCATACTTCCACTTCTAATACTACTCCAAGGAGCTACGACACGAGCTCTAGTCACCAAG GTTTTAAAGAGAGACTACCGGGGCAAGTAACTGCACCAGCAACCTTCAGGTGTGTTAGAGTGACGGCAGTGGAAGATGGTGAAGATGAGTTTGCGTATCAGGCTGTGGTGAAGATTGGCGGTCATGTTTTCAAAGGGTTTCTATATGACCAAGGAGTTGAAACAAGAGATGGGTTCCCTAATATATCTGAACTGCATTTGGGTGGTGGTAGCAGTAGCGGTGGTAATGGCGTAGGGAGAAACGGGGCCTCTTCTTCCCCGATTCTCGATCCTTCAGATGTTTATGGTGCTTCCACTGGAGGGTTACTCGGAGGTTCGGGCTATGGCAATCCAATAAATTGA
- the LOC7475020 gene encoding ankyrin repeat-containing protein P16F5.05c encodes MGTATNQAERQTQVETTPEIVDALLEAARYDDFEDITSLASSGVSLDSKDSQGRTALHMAAANGHLDIVEYLINQGVDLNASNEEKNTPLHWACLNGHIEVVKKLILAGASLGILNSHERTPMDEAVTRGKLDVIDAINAAVAQQELSGVTVS; translated from the exons ATGGGGACGGCGACAAACCAAGCAGAGCGGCAAACCCAAGTCGAAACAACGCCGGAGATTGTTGATGCTTTACTTGAG GCTGCTAGATATGATGATTTTGAGGATATCACAAGTTTAGCATCTTCTGGGGTTTCTCTTGACTCCAAAGATTCACAGGGCAGAACAg CCCTCCATATGGCTGCAGCTAATGGGCATCTTGACATTGTGGAGTATCTTATCAATCAAGGAGTG GACCTCAATGCTTCTAATGAGGAGAAGAATACGCCTCTTCATTGGGCCTGTCTCAATGGTCATATAGAG GTTGTTAAGAAATTGATTCTGGCAGGAGCGAGTTTAGGCATTCTTAATAG CCATGAACGGACTCCAATGGATGAAGCTGTTACTAGGGGAAAATTGGATGTTATTGATGCAATTAATGCAGCTGTGGCACAACAGGAACTTTCAGGTGTTACAGTTTCCTAG